The Bacillaceae bacterium IKA-2 DNA window TGTTGCTTTTGATAACCCCTGAAGTGTTGACTCTCTTTGGTCATCATCTCCAAGAACTGTAATAAAAACAGTTGCTTGCTGCAAGTCACCTGTTACTTCTACATCAGTAACCGTAACAAAGCCTATTCGTGGATCATTCAATTCTCTTTGGAGAATATCAGTCATTTCCTTTTTTATTTGTTCAGCTACACGATTTACCCGAACACTCATCATTTCACCTCATTAATTAAAAATGTGCAAGGCGCCCGGCTATCGGCGACAACCACTGGAAGCTCAAAATTGATTATTAATCCAGTCTACACCCATTTAAAGTATCTAAAACCACTCAAAATTTGTAATGGTTCGCTCTATTTCAGGAATCGAATCAATCATTGCTAAAGCTTTACTGAGTTCTTTTTCAGCAACTACCCGATTTGTGGCAACAGCTACAATCGTTATCTCTGTTCGTTGCCACAAATCTTGAAATCCAGTTTCTGATACAGATACGTTTAGTCTCTGCTTTAACTTAGTTATTATGCTTTTTAAGACTGATCGCTTCTC harbors:
- the rbfA gene encoding 30S ribosome-binding factor RbfA, yielding MSVRVNRVAEQIKKEMTDILQRELNDPRIGFVTVTDVEVTGDLQQATVFITVLGDDDQRESTLQGLSKATGFIRLEIGKRIRLRKTPELLFKFDESTEYGNKIATLIHDINRQKDQQ
- a CDS encoding DUF503 family protein, with amino-acid sequence MIGAVTSELLIYDAQSLKEKRSVLKSIITKLKQRLNVSVSETGFQDLWQRTEITIVAVATNRVVAEKELSKALAMIDSIPEIERTITNFEWF